A section of the Paralichthys olivaceus isolate ysfri-2021 chromosome 14, ASM2471397v2, whole genome shotgun sequence genome encodes:
- the rin2a gene encoding ras and Rab interactor 2 isoform X2: MPSSNVSQPCKREKGSFFKLIDSFAWEIGTLKKEMGKKTEPAEGDHKPDALLGDVLPFTLKLPEAIASARTSADLEEVAKLGSGFWDTQLCHRRKGSVLLSGEGGPNRPPSPTQGPVSLAAAPGLPWLQTRTPSELKCCQSNGALCFINPLFLKVHQPDGDSKQVFGEEPISNNGETSQDTQPCCSSGSQVCSSNHSDRSQSGPSELQSLIRNTELQGDNSQANNSQKLTVSRSPPPRPPLPRSVPRRSAPPVRQRSMPEKVSWIKIPKEKAEDRERGSSLLSRLGSSLSISPSSSPPKRFNISSPISISRPSLPLSLSSLSSSPRRAKFSPPSSQEDAQCHLALEEQTIEKALLRAKMSQCNASRTTVSSSPPEDSMMTTSKQAEKQQGEEEAGEECSGGSQRLSDMSLSTDSSDSLDFSQSSVFFLPPLHDPSLPTEADFDTHLPLSLPPSHLPYGSMEEDDEDDDDEDEEEQDYGVSLESDQDQDLTMVPPGHRTNRRPSASALVLQKALRGQLRKMSGVFNSLLTPEKRAIRRVVELSRDKRSYFGCLVQDYLSYMGEGAGTQAWQGYASGLELLQTLRQFITQMKSYLRQSSEMEPPIESLIPEDQIDQVLEKAMHKCVLKPLKPVVSAALQEFQVSSGAWQELKENLSLAKARHPQEVGVADMLPPDNVAIEKIKHKFHTMCKLYSPEKKVTLLLRVCKLIYTIMEDNSGRLYGADDFLPMLTYVLAQCDMPHLDNEILYMMELLDPSQLHGEGGYYLTSAYGAMSLIRNFQEEQAARVLSSETRDTLHQWHRRRTTQRSAPSIDDFQNYLRVALHELDSGCTAKTLQVRPYATVEEVCQLCAQKFKVSDPQNYGLFLLMEGSSQQLAPDTHPQKIKAELHSRTQAAPFHFVFRRVANSSTLSTAPFDTTPNLNELSMDLSESSPQPRRSSGLCPAPILGLPGVQLEV, encoded by the exons CTGATTGACTCATTTGCCTGGGAAATTGGCACACTGAAGAAAGAGATGGGGAAAAAGACTGAGCCTGCAGAGGGAGACCACAAGCCAGATGCACTCCTTGG gGATGTGTTGCCCTTCACTCTGAAGCTTCCAGAGGCTATCGCTTCAGCCAGAACGTCCGCAGATCTTGAGGAGGTTGCTAAACTTGGATCAG GCTTCTGGGACACTCAGTTGTGCCATAGGAGGAAGGGCTCAGTCTTGTTGTCAGGGGAAGGAGGTCCCAACAGACCACCTTCTCCTACTCAGGGACCAGTCTCCTTGGCAGCAGCCCCAGGGCTCCCATGGCTTCAAACTCGCACCCCATCTGAGCTTAAGTGTTGCCAATCCAATGGAGCACTGTGCTTCATCAACCCCCTCTTCCTAAAGGTCCACCAACCAGATGGTGATTCGAAGCAGGTGTTTGGGGAGGAACCTATTAGCAACAACGGAGAAACCAGCCAGGATACTCAGCCCTGTTGTAGCAGCGGTTCTCAGGTCTGCAGCTCAAATCACAGTGACAGAAGCCAGTCGGGTCCAAGCGAACTGCAGAGCCTCATCAGAAACACAGAGCTACAAGGAGATAACAGTCAAGCCAACAACAGTCAGAAGCTAACTGTGTCTCGGTCCCCACCCCCTCGTCCACCTCTTCCACGCTCTGTGCCACGGCGCTCAGCACCCCCTGTCAGACAGCGCAGCATGCCAGAGAAGGTCTCCTGGATCAAGATCCCCAAGGAGAAGGCTGAGGATAGAGAGAGGGGCAGCAGCCTCCTGTCTCGTCTGGGCTCCTCCTTAAGCATCAGCccctcatcctcccctcccAAGAGATTCAACATCAGCTCCCCTATATCCATCTCCCGGCCCTCCCTGCCCCTTTCTCtatcttctctctcctcctctccacgtCGGGCCAAGTTCTCACCACCATCCAGCCAGGAGGATGCTCAGTGCCACTTGGCACTGGAGGAGCAGACTATTGAGAAGGCCCTCTTGCGGGCCAAAATGTCACAGTGTAATGCCAGCAGAACCACGGTCTCCAGCAGTCCTCCAGAAGATTCAATGATGACAACTAGCAAGCAGGCAGAGAAGcaacaaggagaagaagaagcaggtgAGGAATGCAGTGGAGGCAGCCAGCGGCTGAGCGACATGAGCCTCTCCACAGATTCCTCTGATTCTTTGGATTTCTCTCAGTCCTCAGTgttcttccttcctcctctgcatGACCCGAGCCTTCCAACTGAGGCTGACTTTGACacacacctccccctctccctcccaccaTCCCACCTGCCTTATGGCAGCatggaggaagatgatgaagatgatgatgacgaggatgaagaggagcaagACTATGGTGTGAGCCTTGAGAGTGATCAAGACCAGGACCTGACTATGGTGCCTCCGGGACATCGCACAAATCGTCGCCCCAGTGCCAGTGCTTTGGTCCTCCAAAAGGCCCTGCGAGGGCAACTGCGCAAGATGAGCGGGGTTTTCAACTCACTGCTAACGCCTGAGAAGAGGGCGATCCGCAGAGTTGTGGAGCTGTCCAGGGACAAACGATCATACTTTGGCTGCCTGGTACAGGACTACCTGAGCTACATGGGTGAGGGTGCGGGCACCCAAGCCTGGCAGGGCTACGCCTCTGGACTTGAGCTGCTGCAGACTCTCCGGCAGTTTATTACTCAAATGAAGAGCTACCTGAGACAGAGCTCAGAGATGGAGCCACCAATTGAGAGCCTAATTCCTGAAGATCAGATTG ACCAGGTCCTGGAGAAAGCcatgcacaagtgtgtgttaAAGCCTCTCAAGCCGGTAGTGAGCGCGGCCCTGCAGGAGTTCCAGGTGAGCAGCGGAGCGTGgcaggagctgaaggagaacctgtCACTGGCCAAGGCACGGCACCCGCAAGAAGTGGGTGTCGCAGATATGCTGCCCCCGGATAATGTCGCCATTGAGAAGATCAAGCACAAGTTCCACACCATGTGTAAACTGTATTCTCCAGAGAAGAAGGTCACCCTGCTGCTGAGAGTCTGCAAACTCATCTACACCATCATGGAGGACAATTCAG GTCGTCTATATGGTGCTGACGACTTCCTGCCGATGCTCACCTATGTGTTGGCCCAGTGTGACATGCCTCATCTGGACAATGAGATACTTTACATGATGGAGCTGCTGGACCCTTCACAGCTTCATGGAGAAG GTGGTTACTATCTGACCAGCGCCTATGGAGCAATGTCCTTGATCAGAAATTTCCAGGAGGAGCAGGCTGCTCGAGTCCTGAGCTCTGAAACCAGAGACACACTCCACCAGTGGCACCGCCGCCGCACCACCCAGCGCTCTGCTCCCTCCATTGATGACTttcag AATTACCTGCGGGTGGCGCTCCATGAGCTGGACAGTGGCTGCACGGCCAAGACTCTACAGGTCCGCCCTTACGCCACTGTGGAGGAGGTGTGCCAGCTGTGTGCCCAGAAGTTTAAAGTTTCTGACCCTCAGAACTACGGCCTCTTCTTGCTGATGGAGGGCAGCAGTCAGCAGCTTGCACCGGACACCCACCCTCAGAAGATCAAGGCTGAGCTCCACAGCCGCACACAGGCTGCCCCCTTCCACTTTGTCTTCCGACGTGTTGCCAACAGCAGCACTCTGTCGACAGCTCCCTTCGATACTACCCCCAACCTGAATGAGCTCAGCATGGACCTGTCTGAATCCTCCCCCCAACCCCGGCGAAGCTCAGGCCTGTGCCCAGCTCCGATCCTCGGCCTGCCAGGGGTCCAGCTGGAAGTTTGA
- the rin2a gene encoding ras and Rab interactor 2 isoform X1, whose translation MPSSNVSQPCKREKGSFFKLIDSFAWEIGTLKKEMGKKTEPAEGDHKPDALLGLGEEVGGLFLQASPCTGIGLGLARVRDSGYDSLHLRLSVLDRLVHTHAVWLQLCLSHQDATVMLQNQPTGMFVVRKSASLQRKVISLRMDKDSAVPVKDFPVKESQYTFSLEGSGLSFADLFRLVAFCCISRDVLPFTLKLPEAIASARTSADLEEVAKLGSGFWDTQLCHRRKGSVLLSGEGGPNRPPSPTQGPVSLAAAPGLPWLQTRTPSELKCCQSNGALCFINPLFLKVHQPDGDSKQVFGEEPISNNGETSQDTQPCCSSGSQVCSSNHSDRSQSGPSELQSLIRNTELQGDNSQANNSQKLTVSRSPPPRPPLPRSVPRRSAPPVRQRSMPEKVSWIKIPKEKAEDRERGSSLLSRLGSSLSISPSSSPPKRFNISSPISISRPSLPLSLSSLSSSPRRAKFSPPSSQEDAQCHLALEEQTIEKALLRAKMSQCNASRTTVSSSPPEDSMMTTSKQAEKQQGEEEAGEECSGGSQRLSDMSLSTDSSDSLDFSQSSVFFLPPLHDPSLPTEADFDTHLPLSLPPSHLPYGSMEEDDEDDDDEDEEEQDYGVSLESDQDQDLTMVPPGHRTNRRPSASALVLQKALRGQLRKMSGVFNSLLTPEKRAIRRVVELSRDKRSYFGCLVQDYLSYMGEGAGTQAWQGYASGLELLQTLRQFITQMKSYLRQSSEMEPPIESLIPEDQIDQVLEKAMHKCVLKPLKPVVSAALQEFQVSSGAWQELKENLSLAKARHPQEVGVADMLPPDNVAIEKIKHKFHTMCKLYSPEKKVTLLLRVCKLIYTIMEDNSGRLYGADDFLPMLTYVLAQCDMPHLDNEILYMMELLDPSQLHGEGGYYLTSAYGAMSLIRNFQEEQAARVLSSETRDTLHQWHRRRTTQRSAPSIDDFQNYLRVALHELDSGCTAKTLQVRPYATVEEVCQLCAQKFKVSDPQNYGLFLLMEGSSQQLAPDTHPQKIKAELHSRTQAAPFHFVFRRVANSSTLSTAPFDTTPNLNELSMDLSESSPQPRRSSGLCPAPILGLPGVQLEV comes from the exons CTGATTGACTCATTTGCCTGGGAAATTGGCACACTGAAGAAAGAGATGGGGAAAAAGACTGAGCCTGCAGAGGGAGACCACAAGCCAGATGCACTCCTTGG GCTgggtgaggaggtgggaggtCTCTTCCTGCAGGCATCACCTTGCACTGGGATTGGTCTGGGACTAGCTCGGGTGAGAGATTCGGGCTATGACTCTCTTCATCTCCGGCTCAGTGTTCTGGACAGactggtgcacacacacgctgtgTGGTTACAACTGTGTCTCAGCCACCAGGATGCCACCGTCATGCTACAGAACCAGCCAACCGGG ATGTTTGTGGTGAGGAAATCTGCCAGCCTGCAGAGGAAAGTCATATCTCTTCGCATGGACAAAGACTCTGCAGTTCCTGTCAAAGACTTCCCTGTGAAGGAGAGCCAGTACA CGTTCTCTCTGGAAGGATCAGGCCTGAGCTTTGCAGACCTTTTCCGTCTGGTGGCTTTCTGCTGCATCAGCAG gGATGTGTTGCCCTTCACTCTGAAGCTTCCAGAGGCTATCGCTTCAGCCAGAACGTCCGCAGATCTTGAGGAGGTTGCTAAACTTGGATCAG GCTTCTGGGACACTCAGTTGTGCCATAGGAGGAAGGGCTCAGTCTTGTTGTCAGGGGAAGGAGGTCCCAACAGACCACCTTCTCCTACTCAGGGACCAGTCTCCTTGGCAGCAGCCCCAGGGCTCCCATGGCTTCAAACTCGCACCCCATCTGAGCTTAAGTGTTGCCAATCCAATGGAGCACTGTGCTTCATCAACCCCCTCTTCCTAAAGGTCCACCAACCAGATGGTGATTCGAAGCAGGTGTTTGGGGAGGAACCTATTAGCAACAACGGAGAAACCAGCCAGGATACTCAGCCCTGTTGTAGCAGCGGTTCTCAGGTCTGCAGCTCAAATCACAGTGACAGAAGCCAGTCGGGTCCAAGCGAACTGCAGAGCCTCATCAGAAACACAGAGCTACAAGGAGATAACAGTCAAGCCAACAACAGTCAGAAGCTAACTGTGTCTCGGTCCCCACCCCCTCGTCCACCTCTTCCACGCTCTGTGCCACGGCGCTCAGCACCCCCTGTCAGACAGCGCAGCATGCCAGAGAAGGTCTCCTGGATCAAGATCCCCAAGGAGAAGGCTGAGGATAGAGAGAGGGGCAGCAGCCTCCTGTCTCGTCTGGGCTCCTCCTTAAGCATCAGCccctcatcctcccctcccAAGAGATTCAACATCAGCTCCCCTATATCCATCTCCCGGCCCTCCCTGCCCCTTTCTCtatcttctctctcctcctctccacgtCGGGCCAAGTTCTCACCACCATCCAGCCAGGAGGATGCTCAGTGCCACTTGGCACTGGAGGAGCAGACTATTGAGAAGGCCCTCTTGCGGGCCAAAATGTCACAGTGTAATGCCAGCAGAACCACGGTCTCCAGCAGTCCTCCAGAAGATTCAATGATGACAACTAGCAAGCAGGCAGAGAAGcaacaaggagaagaagaagcaggtgAGGAATGCAGTGGAGGCAGCCAGCGGCTGAGCGACATGAGCCTCTCCACAGATTCCTCTGATTCTTTGGATTTCTCTCAGTCCTCAGTgttcttccttcctcctctgcatGACCCGAGCCTTCCAACTGAGGCTGACTTTGACacacacctccccctctccctcccaccaTCCCACCTGCCTTATGGCAGCatggaggaagatgatgaagatgatgatgacgaggatgaagaggagcaagACTATGGTGTGAGCCTTGAGAGTGATCAAGACCAGGACCTGACTATGGTGCCTCCGGGACATCGCACAAATCGTCGCCCCAGTGCCAGTGCTTTGGTCCTCCAAAAGGCCCTGCGAGGGCAACTGCGCAAGATGAGCGGGGTTTTCAACTCACTGCTAACGCCTGAGAAGAGGGCGATCCGCAGAGTTGTGGAGCTGTCCAGGGACAAACGATCATACTTTGGCTGCCTGGTACAGGACTACCTGAGCTACATGGGTGAGGGTGCGGGCACCCAAGCCTGGCAGGGCTACGCCTCTGGACTTGAGCTGCTGCAGACTCTCCGGCAGTTTATTACTCAAATGAAGAGCTACCTGAGACAGAGCTCAGAGATGGAGCCACCAATTGAGAGCCTAATTCCTGAAGATCAGATTG ACCAGGTCCTGGAGAAAGCcatgcacaagtgtgtgttaAAGCCTCTCAAGCCGGTAGTGAGCGCGGCCCTGCAGGAGTTCCAGGTGAGCAGCGGAGCGTGgcaggagctgaaggagaacctgtCACTGGCCAAGGCACGGCACCCGCAAGAAGTGGGTGTCGCAGATATGCTGCCCCCGGATAATGTCGCCATTGAGAAGATCAAGCACAAGTTCCACACCATGTGTAAACTGTATTCTCCAGAGAAGAAGGTCACCCTGCTGCTGAGAGTCTGCAAACTCATCTACACCATCATGGAGGACAATTCAG GTCGTCTATATGGTGCTGACGACTTCCTGCCGATGCTCACCTATGTGTTGGCCCAGTGTGACATGCCTCATCTGGACAATGAGATACTTTACATGATGGAGCTGCTGGACCCTTCACAGCTTCATGGAGAAG GTGGTTACTATCTGACCAGCGCCTATGGAGCAATGTCCTTGATCAGAAATTTCCAGGAGGAGCAGGCTGCTCGAGTCCTGAGCTCTGAAACCAGAGACACACTCCACCAGTGGCACCGCCGCCGCACCACCCAGCGCTCTGCTCCCTCCATTGATGACTttcag AATTACCTGCGGGTGGCGCTCCATGAGCTGGACAGTGGCTGCACGGCCAAGACTCTACAGGTCCGCCCTTACGCCACTGTGGAGGAGGTGTGCCAGCTGTGTGCCCAGAAGTTTAAAGTTTCTGACCCTCAGAACTACGGCCTCTTCTTGCTGATGGAGGGCAGCAGTCAGCAGCTTGCACCGGACACCCACCCTCAGAAGATCAAGGCTGAGCTCCACAGCCGCACACAGGCTGCCCCCTTCCACTTTGTCTTCCGACGTGTTGCCAACAGCAGCACTCTGTCGACAGCTCCCTTCGATACTACCCCCAACCTGAATGAGCTCAGCATGGACCTGTCTGAATCCTCCCCCCAACCCCGGCGAAGCTCAGGCCTGTGCCCAGCTCCGATCCTCGGCCTGCCAGGGGTCCAGCTGGAAGTTTGA
- the rin2a gene encoding ras and Rab interactor 2 isoform X3, which translates to MHSLAFSLEGSGLSFADLFRLVAFCCISRDVLPFTLKLPEAIASARTSADLEEVAKLGSGFWDTQLCHRRKGSVLLSGEGGPNRPPSPTQGPVSLAAAPGLPWLQTRTPSELKCCQSNGALCFINPLFLKVHQPDGDSKQVFGEEPISNNGETSQDTQPCCSSGSQVCSSNHSDRSQSGPSELQSLIRNTELQGDNSQANNSQKLTVSRSPPPRPPLPRSVPRRSAPPVRQRSMPEKVSWIKIPKEKAEDRERGSSLLSRLGSSLSISPSSSPPKRFNISSPISISRPSLPLSLSSLSSSPRRAKFSPPSSQEDAQCHLALEEQTIEKALLRAKMSQCNASRTTVSSSPPEDSMMTTSKQAEKQQGEEEAGEECSGGSQRLSDMSLSTDSSDSLDFSQSSVFFLPPLHDPSLPTEADFDTHLPLSLPPSHLPYGSMEEDDEDDDDEDEEEQDYGVSLESDQDQDLTMVPPGHRTNRRPSASALVLQKALRGQLRKMSGVFNSLLTPEKRAIRRVVELSRDKRSYFGCLVQDYLSYMGEGAGTQAWQGYASGLELLQTLRQFITQMKSYLRQSSEMEPPIESLIPEDQIDQVLEKAMHKCVLKPLKPVVSAALQEFQVSSGAWQELKENLSLAKARHPQEVGVADMLPPDNVAIEKIKHKFHTMCKLYSPEKKVTLLLRVCKLIYTIMEDNSGRLYGADDFLPMLTYVLAQCDMPHLDNEILYMMELLDPSQLHGEGGYYLTSAYGAMSLIRNFQEEQAARVLSSETRDTLHQWHRRRTTQRSAPSIDDFQNYLRVALHELDSGCTAKTLQVRPYATVEEVCQLCAQKFKVSDPQNYGLFLLMEGSSQQLAPDTHPQKIKAELHSRTQAAPFHFVFRRVANSSTLSTAPFDTTPNLNELSMDLSESSPQPRRSSGLCPAPILGLPGVQLEV; encoded by the exons ATGCACTCCTTGG CGTTCTCTCTGGAAGGATCAGGCCTGAGCTTTGCAGACCTTTTCCGTCTGGTGGCTTTCTGCTGCATCAGCAG gGATGTGTTGCCCTTCACTCTGAAGCTTCCAGAGGCTATCGCTTCAGCCAGAACGTCCGCAGATCTTGAGGAGGTTGCTAAACTTGGATCAG GCTTCTGGGACACTCAGTTGTGCCATAGGAGGAAGGGCTCAGTCTTGTTGTCAGGGGAAGGAGGTCCCAACAGACCACCTTCTCCTACTCAGGGACCAGTCTCCTTGGCAGCAGCCCCAGGGCTCCCATGGCTTCAAACTCGCACCCCATCTGAGCTTAAGTGTTGCCAATCCAATGGAGCACTGTGCTTCATCAACCCCCTCTTCCTAAAGGTCCACCAACCAGATGGTGATTCGAAGCAGGTGTTTGGGGAGGAACCTATTAGCAACAACGGAGAAACCAGCCAGGATACTCAGCCCTGTTGTAGCAGCGGTTCTCAGGTCTGCAGCTCAAATCACAGTGACAGAAGCCAGTCGGGTCCAAGCGAACTGCAGAGCCTCATCAGAAACACAGAGCTACAAGGAGATAACAGTCAAGCCAACAACAGTCAGAAGCTAACTGTGTCTCGGTCCCCACCCCCTCGTCCACCTCTTCCACGCTCTGTGCCACGGCGCTCAGCACCCCCTGTCAGACAGCGCAGCATGCCAGAGAAGGTCTCCTGGATCAAGATCCCCAAGGAGAAGGCTGAGGATAGAGAGAGGGGCAGCAGCCTCCTGTCTCGTCTGGGCTCCTCCTTAAGCATCAGCccctcatcctcccctcccAAGAGATTCAACATCAGCTCCCCTATATCCATCTCCCGGCCCTCCCTGCCCCTTTCTCtatcttctctctcctcctctccacgtCGGGCCAAGTTCTCACCACCATCCAGCCAGGAGGATGCTCAGTGCCACTTGGCACTGGAGGAGCAGACTATTGAGAAGGCCCTCTTGCGGGCCAAAATGTCACAGTGTAATGCCAGCAGAACCACGGTCTCCAGCAGTCCTCCAGAAGATTCAATGATGACAACTAGCAAGCAGGCAGAGAAGcaacaaggagaagaagaagcaggtgAGGAATGCAGTGGAGGCAGCCAGCGGCTGAGCGACATGAGCCTCTCCACAGATTCCTCTGATTCTTTGGATTTCTCTCAGTCCTCAGTgttcttccttcctcctctgcatGACCCGAGCCTTCCAACTGAGGCTGACTTTGACacacacctccccctctccctcccaccaTCCCACCTGCCTTATGGCAGCatggaggaagatgatgaagatgatgatgacgaggatgaagaggagcaagACTATGGTGTGAGCCTTGAGAGTGATCAAGACCAGGACCTGACTATGGTGCCTCCGGGACATCGCACAAATCGTCGCCCCAGTGCCAGTGCTTTGGTCCTCCAAAAGGCCCTGCGAGGGCAACTGCGCAAGATGAGCGGGGTTTTCAACTCACTGCTAACGCCTGAGAAGAGGGCGATCCGCAGAGTTGTGGAGCTGTCCAGGGACAAACGATCATACTTTGGCTGCCTGGTACAGGACTACCTGAGCTACATGGGTGAGGGTGCGGGCACCCAAGCCTGGCAGGGCTACGCCTCTGGACTTGAGCTGCTGCAGACTCTCCGGCAGTTTATTACTCAAATGAAGAGCTACCTGAGACAGAGCTCAGAGATGGAGCCACCAATTGAGAGCCTAATTCCTGAAGATCAGATTG ACCAGGTCCTGGAGAAAGCcatgcacaagtgtgtgttaAAGCCTCTCAAGCCGGTAGTGAGCGCGGCCCTGCAGGAGTTCCAGGTGAGCAGCGGAGCGTGgcaggagctgaaggagaacctgtCACTGGCCAAGGCACGGCACCCGCAAGAAGTGGGTGTCGCAGATATGCTGCCCCCGGATAATGTCGCCATTGAGAAGATCAAGCACAAGTTCCACACCATGTGTAAACTGTATTCTCCAGAGAAGAAGGTCACCCTGCTGCTGAGAGTCTGCAAACTCATCTACACCATCATGGAGGACAATTCAG GTCGTCTATATGGTGCTGACGACTTCCTGCCGATGCTCACCTATGTGTTGGCCCAGTGTGACATGCCTCATCTGGACAATGAGATACTTTACATGATGGAGCTGCTGGACCCTTCACAGCTTCATGGAGAAG GTGGTTACTATCTGACCAGCGCCTATGGAGCAATGTCCTTGATCAGAAATTTCCAGGAGGAGCAGGCTGCTCGAGTCCTGAGCTCTGAAACCAGAGACACACTCCACCAGTGGCACCGCCGCCGCACCACCCAGCGCTCTGCTCCCTCCATTGATGACTttcag AATTACCTGCGGGTGGCGCTCCATGAGCTGGACAGTGGCTGCACGGCCAAGACTCTACAGGTCCGCCCTTACGCCACTGTGGAGGAGGTGTGCCAGCTGTGTGCCCAGAAGTTTAAAGTTTCTGACCCTCAGAACTACGGCCTCTTCTTGCTGATGGAGGGCAGCAGTCAGCAGCTTGCACCGGACACCCACCCTCAGAAGATCAAGGCTGAGCTCCACAGCCGCACACAGGCTGCCCCCTTCCACTTTGTCTTCCGACGTGTTGCCAACAGCAGCACTCTGTCGACAGCTCCCTTCGATACTACCCCCAACCTGAATGAGCTCAGCATGGACCTGTCTGAATCCTCCCCCCAACCCCGGCGAAGCTCAGGCCTGTGCCCAGCTCCGATCCTCGGCCTGCCAGGGGTCCAGCTGGAAGTTTGA